The window CAACAAGACAGATGATGTGCTGCTACATCCAGAAGTCCATCTTGTCTGCATATtgacacctcctccacacacacGCCAGATTGCGGTAAAAGCTCTAGGTGAgacttattttcttttgcttctTATCTTGATTGTCCATGTCGTCTCAGGGGATTGGGTTGGGTTCCTTCCTGGACTCAGCTAAAGTGTTTACTGTgctactgtttatttttctacttgGCGCAAGCCACAGtgggcttttttttccccctggtAATCAAATGTTGCATTCTCAGATCACAGTGAACCCCCTTTTTAGCACAGTTGAGATTATGCTGATAAAACACTTGAAGTTGTTAAGGCCAGCAGCATTTGCGGTTTTGATCatcattttcttctcttttctcattGTCTGTAGGTATAGGTAAAAATGTGATCAGTGAGCAGGCGGCTACACTGACAGATGCCTGTAAGATGGTGACAGCGGCGAGATATTATCCACAGCTTATGAGTATCATGGGAAACTCCTTGCGCTTTTTGCCCGCTTTTGTCCAGATGAAGCGCCTGCTAGGAGAGGGTTATTGCGGGAACTTGCAGGTATTGCGGGAAAAAAGGTGTATACATTCAGTTAAAAGGTTGGAGTCAGTAAGATTGCttatgaaagaaattaatacttttattcatcatggATGCTGTAAATCAttgcaatatgctgatttataacagaattgatttaaaataaaagtcttggGACCCTGAAGACTAGAAAAATGactgctgaatattcagctttgccatcacagcaataaattgcattttaaaatatactgaattggaaacagtttttttttttattgtaataatctTTCACAGTGTAATTCTTTATAAGCTTGAGAgacttctattaaaaaaaaataaaaaatcctaaTTATTcctaattataattttaaatagtaaaaattatataaaatgtatattttatgtataaaattttAGGATTAAATATAATACCAACAAATTCTGTTCTTCtgaattttctattcaaataGTCCTAAAAACTATCATGGtttttctacaatttttttattttatttaaaatctttcaagcattaataacaatacaaaccacaaaaacagcacattagaatgatttctgaaggatcatgtgacactgaaaactggaataatatttaaaaatagtggataaaaatgtattttatctggcattagataaaagcatctacTAAATGATtaacacatataaaaatatttgttaacatatttaatttaatagttaaaatataaattttttttttacaagattaCTGCAttcactgtatattttttatagctttaaTAATGCTACtatttaggtattttttttgttggattAAAATGgtgcataataataatgcaagtCATTCTTAAAACGCTAAACATCTTAACTTCTCTTTATTTGGGGGCATACGCTACCTTATTACATAGCTTAGACTGGTCAAAATGAAAAGCTCATCCACTAAACatttttcccctcttttttttaaaggtatgtGAAGCGCGTGTGTATGGAGGCTCGCTGCTCAGCCAATCATATGGATGGGCATGGGAGGAGCTGATGGGGGGAGGTGGCCTGCACACAGTTGGCTCCTGCATCATTGACCTCCTGAGCCACCTCACGGGACGCCGGGCGGTGCGAGTGCATGGAATGCTTCGGACATTCGTACGTCAAGGTGTCCCAGCGGGAGGCATTCGCTCTGTGACCGCAGATGACTATGCTTGCTTTCAGCTTCTGATGAACGGAGGGTGGTTTGCAGCGTGACGTTAAACTTCAACCTACCTGGCACAGACATGCACGAGATCATGCTTGTGGGGTCATCGGGTCGACTTGTTGCTCGGGGAACAGAGCTGTTCGGCCAACGGGCCAGCATGCAAGTAGAGGAGCTTCTTGTGAGCGACGCTGGAGAAGCTGTAGGGCCGTCTGTCAGGGGACTGAACGGCATGGTGACTCAGCTCAGACTCTCGTTTCAGGCACAAGAGGACAGGCGCTCCTGGGCGCGACATCCTGTTTCAATGGCAGCCTCCTTCGAGGATGGGCTGTATGTACAGACGGTTGTAGATGCTATCAAACGGTCAAATCGCACTGGAGAGTGGGAGTCGGTGGAGGTCAAGATTCAGGATGTTGACCCGAACCATAACCACAGAACCCTGCCAAACTAACACTACACACACTGTTACATGCTACACATACTATCTCAAGACCGAGCCTTTTAACATCGTTCACTTTGTTACTGTAAAACCACCgtgctttcattttaaacatacaGATCATTTAAAGTTTATGCATAGTAtctgtacattttaagtttGCAGAGTTGGGCTGCTTCTGCTTATGCACAACACTGGAATTGCGTCACTGGATAGGAATTGTGGTTTCAGGGTTATTTTGTTGCTTTACCGACTGTAACCGAAAAAGATTTGCAAAGCTTAGCTgtgaaaaacaatgcatttcctATTTTTCTGTGATCTTAAATTTTAGTTAAATTTTAGTAATGGGGTTTAAATGTATGTGAGCCtctaaagttttatattttatctaagTAGTGAAGATAAGCTTGCGCTCTGctgagtgtttttttatttgtgtgtgtgtgtgtgttttttgttagtatatgtgtgtatgtgagacagagagagctttACAGCACTGAAGAAACTTATTATGCTGGACACTAGATATCATTTACTGTAATACACCTATTGTGACTTATTGCCTAGTGTCCAGTGCATTGGACATGTTAACGGTTCTACTAAGCTGCACAAAGTTtcttgaattatattttttattgctgaATTTGTGTCTGCACTGTTTGAGAGAGTGATGGGTTGACGTGTGTATggtatttttattctttgttatgagtttaaaaataaatattaacttaattaaatattttaaaatctgaataacaacaaatatttacttattttgtcctttttagaTGTGgctttacatgcatatatgctaGTATACTAGAGGGGGCGCTAAAGGTTTGCGTCTAGATGGCAACCCTCGTTTGAAATTCTCGCGAGATTTACTTAGTAGTTTATGTTCTATCCCAGAACCGTTCTCCACGATTCTTTCCAATTCTTGAGCTCTTTGATTAGGATACTCGTAGATTGTGAATTCTGCATAACggaaaagcagagaaaaaaaatatgctataactttttgcattttttttagatcTCAAAACTAAGGATTCTGAAGATATGACAAGcgtatatatttacagtttaatgttttgtacttaaaacattttttgtttgtttttgttcttaattCTAAACAAATCAAACAACTTTCTTGTAATGAACTTAGTATTTGTATGACGTATAGTTCTGTTTTTGCTATAAACACTAGAGCCTTGATTACAGATAATTAGTTCATGCACAGATGATTCAGTAAATTGACATTGTTGCTCATTTTAATTGTACTAATAAGTGTTAAAGACACTAGCTTCAAAGACAGTAACTCAAAACAGAGAGTCTACGATTTAACGTTGTAGACGAAAAGGTGCACccaactaaaaaacaaaaatatgttgaatgctacatatacaaaacaaaacgatATCGTGTCTCCCTCACATTTTTCTCATTGACTAGTAGGGACCAAGCATCGGAACCAATGCGCATGCGCGAGAATTGAACGCAAAGAAGGTTACCCTCTAGAATACGGCGATCAGACAGTCGGTATTCAAAGTCGACTAGTTCGAAAATGGCGGCACGAAAGCGAAGTATAGTATGGTCATTTTTCCAAGCTGAAGATGACAGAAGAGTGTTGTGTCTTCTGTGTATGAAGACGGTTTTGTATTTTGGCCACACGACAAACATGCTTCGCCATTTACGAACGAAACACCCCTCTGATTTTTCCTCGTTGGACAAAAGGAAGCCCGCTACAGATGCGGTATCCAAACGCAACGACAGCGGTTGCGTGGAAGGTATGAAATGTTAAATCGTTATATTGTAGCGTTTGCCATCATGTACAGCGCCACGATATGCACACCGATAAGTCTATCAGGCAGCTGGCTGGTTATGGATCTTAGAAATTACACcgtatgtattttttctttgatttgtgaTGTTTCCCCTCCATTTTGGCCTGCGATGCACGTGCTTAAAACTCACCGCATGCAAGCCCAAAGCCAATACAAAGGCACTTTATCGTTCAAAACAGTGCTCGCTGTGACTCTGAGATTCAGTATCGACTCCTCAGTAAGAACGGGTTCGTTGTACAGAGTCTGTAGTCAAAGTGACGACTGTTTCGCTTAGGCCGGGGTTTTGGGTGGATGTCGCAACGACGCCA is drawn from Puntigrus tetrazona isolate hp1 chromosome 7, ASM1883169v1, whole genome shotgun sequence and contains these coding sequences:
- the gfod2 gene encoding LOW QUALITY PROTEIN: glucose-fructose oxidoreductase domain-containing protein 2 (The sequence of the model RefSeq protein was modified relative to this genomic sequence to represent the inferred CDS: inserted 1 base in 1 codon); protein product: MLPGVGVFGTGQTVRALVPLLQKEGFPVQAVWGRTQEEAKSLACELDIPFSTNKTDDVLLHPEVHLVCILTPPPHTRQIAVKALGIGKNVISEQAATLTDACKMVTAARYYPQLMSIMGNSLRFLPAFVQMKRLLGEGYCGNLQVCEARVYGGSLLSQSYGWAWEELMGGGGLHTVGSCIIDLLSHLTGRRAVRVHGMLRTFVRQGVPAGGIRSVTADDYACFQLLMNGGXVCSVTLNFNLPGTDMHEIMLVGSSGRLVARGTELFGQRASMQVEELLVSDAGEAVGPSVRGLNGMVTQLRLSFQAQEDRRSWARHPVSMAASFEDGLYVQTVVDAIKRSNRTGEWESVEVKIQDVDPNHNHRTLPN